The proteins below are encoded in one region of Metabacillus dongyingensis:
- a CDS encoding LytR/AlgR family response regulator transcription factor — translation MLKAFIVDDEPLARDELKYLLLRSKRIEIVGEADCIEDAIQQILDRKPHLVFLDIELAEDSGLQLAEQIRALEPSPAIIFATAYDEYALKAFELDAVDYILKPFDELRIQQTLDKIFSLKTIGGIETQSDTRSYKMEQTGKIPLLVEERIALVDIPAIVYVGSAEGKTLIKTMEQEYKTGEPLVTVEKKLSHDSFVRVHRSFLVNLQHISEIEPWFNSTYNLIMKDGSKVPVSRTYVKELKQRLGF, via the coding sequence ATGTTAAAGGCTTTTATAGTAGATGATGAACCGTTGGCGAGAGATGAATTAAAATATCTCCTGCTTAGGAGTAAGAGGATAGAAATTGTTGGGGAAGCCGACTGCATAGAAGATGCTATCCAGCAAATACTTGATCGCAAACCGCATCTCGTGTTTTTGGATATAGAACTTGCCGAAGACAGCGGCTTGCAGTTAGCCGAGCAAATTCGAGCATTAGAACCTTCACCTGCAATCATTTTTGCTACTGCTTATGATGAATATGCTTTAAAAGCATTTGAATTGGATGCAGTTGATTATATTTTAAAACCATTTGATGAATTGCGGATACAACAAACCTTAGATAAAATTTTCAGTCTTAAAACGATTGGCGGAATAGAAACCCAATCAGATACCCGTTCTTATAAAATGGAACAAACAGGGAAAATACCTCTATTGGTTGAAGAACGGATCGCGTTAGTAGATATTCCAGCAATTGTCTACGTTGGTTCTGCAGAAGGAAAAACGCTTATTAAAACAATGGAGCAGGAATATAAAACGGGAGAACCGTTAGTAACAGTTGAGAAGAAACTGAGCCATGATTCGTTTGTGCGTGTACACCGGAGCTTTCTTGTCAATTTGCAGCACATTTCAGAGATTGAACCATGGTTTAACTCAACATATAATCTCATCATGAAAGATGGATCGAAAGTACCGGTAAGCCGTACTTATGTAAAAGAGCTGAAACAGCGGCTGGGATTTTAA
- the hutP gene encoding hut operon transcriptional regulator HutP has translation MSIQPDHRIGRNAMQLVLIGENDHFYGEQLTEQGFQFCQGKTGSMETHKVVAAIETAAKRSGVISPDGYRETHALYHAIMEALHGVTRGQVQLGSVLRTVGLRFAIVRGKPYEAETEGEWIAIALYGTIGAPVKGSEHEAMGLGINHI, from the coding sequence ATGAGCATACAACCGGATCATCGTATTGGGAGAAATGCCATGCAGCTCGTTCTAATCGGTGAAAATGATCATTTTTACGGGGAACAGCTGACAGAGCAGGGGTTTCAATTTTGTCAGGGGAAAACGGGTTCAATGGAGACGCATAAAGTAGTGGCGGCCATTGAAACTGCAGCAAAGCGTTCAGGTGTGATATCACCTGATGGATACCGCGAAACACACGCTTTATATCATGCCATCATGGAAGCGCTTCATGGTGTGACAAGAGGGCAGGTTCAGCTTGGAAGTGTTTTGCGAACAGTTGGTCTTCGATTTGCCATTGTCCGGGGGAAGCCTTACGAGGCAGAAACAGAAGGTGAATGGATCGCGATTGCTCTGTATGGCACAATAGGTGCTCCTGTCAAAGGATCAGAGCATGAGGCAATGGGTTTGGGAATTAATCATATATAA
- the cstA gene encoding carbon starvation protein CstA, which translates to MNAITIVIGSMCILMIAYRLYGTFLAVKVLKLDDSKKTPAHDLEDGKDYVPTNRWVTFGHHFAAIAAAGPLVGPILAAQFGYLPGLLWLLIGAVIGGAVHDAVVLFASMRKNGQSLAEVAKEELGPVAGFCTGLAMLFIITITMAGLSMVVLHALEKNPWGTFSVGITIPIAMGVGLYHKKTGNLKGASIAGFILILAAVFTGPYIQNTIIGDWLTLDSKTLSIILPIYAFFAAALPVWLLLAPRDYLSSFMKIGVFIALILGVFVVNPDIPFPAVTEFVNGGGPILAGPVWPFISITIACGAISGFHAFVGSGTTPKMIDRWSDIKVVGFGAMLVECLVGIMALIAATALQPGDYFAINSTPEVFRTLGMDVVNLPMLSEAIGLNLEGRTGGAVTLAVGMTYIFTEIPWFSKLSSYFFQFVIMFEALFILTAIDSGTRVSRYLIQDFIGVFYKPMKRVDWIPGAVFASALACFLWGSLLFTGDIGSVWALFGVSNQLMASIGLIVGATVILKIADKRRYMLTCLIPLAYLYVTVNYAGYWMIKNVYLNSAAPGYSVLNAALSIIMLILGIIIMVAAVKKWLANWNSPRAQLAKSA; encoded by the coding sequence ATGAATGCGATTACAATTGTAATAGGATCCATGTGTATTTTAATGATAGCTTATCGTTTATACGGCACTTTTCTGGCTGTAAAGGTCTTAAAATTAGATGATTCCAAAAAAACGCCAGCTCATGATCTTGAGGATGGAAAAGATTATGTGCCTACGAACCGCTGGGTTACTTTTGGCCATCACTTTGCTGCCATTGCAGCTGCAGGTCCATTGGTAGGTCCTATTTTAGCGGCTCAATTTGGCTATTTACCCGGGCTGCTGTGGTTATTAATTGGGGCAGTAATCGGCGGAGCCGTTCATGATGCAGTTGTCCTTTTTGCATCAATGAGAAAAAATGGTCAATCATTAGCTGAAGTTGCTAAAGAAGAATTAGGTCCTGTAGCAGGTTTTTGTACAGGCCTCGCGATGTTATTTATTATTACGATTACGATGGCAGGCCTTTCCATGGTTGTTTTACACGCTTTAGAAAAAAATCCGTGGGGAACTTTTTCAGTTGGAATTACGATTCCAATTGCAATGGGAGTAGGTTTGTATCACAAAAAGACCGGAAATCTAAAAGGGGCTTCTATTGCAGGTTTTATTTTGATATTAGCTGCAGTTTTTACTGGTCCATACATTCAGAATACGATCATTGGTGACTGGCTGACCCTTGATTCGAAAACCCTTTCTATTATTTTGCCGATCTATGCTTTCTTTGCCGCAGCTCTGCCAGTGTGGTTATTGCTTGCACCTCGGGACTATCTGAGTAGCTTTATGAAAATCGGAGTTTTTATCGCTCTTATCCTGGGAGTTTTCGTCGTAAATCCCGATATTCCATTTCCAGCTGTAACAGAGTTTGTTAATGGAGGAGGTCCCATTCTGGCAGGACCGGTTTGGCCGTTCATATCCATTACGATCGCATGCGGAGCAATTTCAGGTTTCCACGCCTTTGTTGGATCTGGTACAACACCAAAAATGATCGATCGATGGAGTGATATAAAAGTAGTTGGCTTTGGTGCCATGCTTGTAGAATGTTTAGTAGGGATTATGGCTTTAATTGCGGCCACAGCCCTGCAGCCTGGAGATTATTTTGCAATCAACTCTACACCTGAAGTGTTTAGAACATTGGGCATGGATGTTGTAAACCTTCCAATGCTGAGCGAGGCAATTGGGCTGAACTTAGAAGGAAGAACTGGCGGAGCGGTTACACTGGCTGTTGGAATGACGTATATCTTTACTGAAATTCCATGGTTCAGCAAGCTTTCATCTTACTTCTTCCAGTTTGTTATCATGTTCGAAGCACTCTTTATTTTAACAGCTATTGATTCAGGTACACGTGTTTCCCGTTATCTGATTCAGGATTTCATAGGTGTCTTCTATAAACCAATGAAACGAGTGGACTGGATCCCGGGAGCTGTTTTTGCAAGTGCATTGGCCTGCTTCTTGTGGGGCAGCCTGCTCTTTACTGGAGACATTGGATCCGTATGGGCGCTGTTCGGTGTATCTAACCAATTAATGGCCTCAATCGGATTGATTGTCGGAGCAACGGTTATTTTGAAAATTGCAGATAAACGCAGATACATGCTCACGTGTTTGATACCGCTTGCATACTTGTATGTAACTGTAAACTATGCGGGCTACTGGATGATTAAAAATGTGTATCTTAATTCAGCTGCACCTGGCTACAGCGTGTTAAACGCAGCATTATCCATTATCATGCTGATTTTAGGGATTATTATTATGGTTGCAGCCGTTAAAAAATGGCTTGCAAATTGGAATAGCCCGCGGGCCCAATTAGCCAAATCAGCATAA